Proteins from a single region of Campylobacter concisus:
- a CDS encoding NrtA/SsuA/CpmA family ABC transporter substrate-binding protein produces MRKFFKILCAASLLCLVANASELDKIGMTYVKSPLNVPSIVDKFKGFYAKSFGVPVEYSEITSGAKQTQALASNSLQFLNCVGGTSVILAAANKADIKIISAYSRAPEAFAIFAKDKGIKTAKDLKGKKIAGPKGTILNELLVRYLALGGLSINDVEFVSMGIPAAQAALENGSVDAALLAGPAAYNAKKSGLSVITTGKGVITPVIVTATSGEFYKKHKDLVEKFKKAQDEILAFMKANEEEALKFTAEETGLSIEAVRSMYPQYDFSPKITAEDIKALEATQEFMLESKMIEQKVDIKSLLID; encoded by the coding sequence ATGAGAAAGTTTTTTAAGATTTTGTGTGCGGCCTCTTTGCTTTGTCTAGTCGCAAACGCAAGTGAGCTAGATAAGATCGGCATGACCTACGTCAAATCGCCGCTAAACGTCCCTTCAATCGTCGATAAATTTAAAGGCTTTTATGCTAAATCTTTTGGCGTACCAGTCGAGTACTCTGAGATAACATCAGGTGCGAAACAAACGCAAGCGCTCGCTTCAAATTCGCTCCAGTTTCTAAACTGTGTTGGCGGAACCTCAGTCATACTTGCCGCAGCGAACAAAGCTGATATAAAGATCATAAGTGCCTATTCAAGAGCACCTGAAGCTTTTGCGATATTTGCTAAAGATAAAGGCATAAAAACCGCTAAAGACTTAAAAGGTAAAAAAATAGCAGGCCCAAAAGGTACGATATTAAATGAGCTTTTGGTTAGATATCTTGCTCTTGGAGGGCTTAGCATAAATGACGTAGAGTTCGTTTCTATGGGCATCCCAGCTGCACAAGCTGCACTTGAAAATGGTAGCGTCGATGCAGCACTTCTTGCTGGACCAGCTGCTTATAATGCTAAAAAATCAGGACTTAGTGTTATAACAACAGGCAAGGGCGTCATCACTCCAGTCATCGTTACTGCCACAAGCGGAGAATTTTACAAAAAACATAAAGATCTAGTTGAAAAATTTAAAAAGGCTCAAGATGAAATTTTGGCTTTTATGAAAGCAAATGAGGAAGAGGCATTAAAATTTACAGCTGAAGAGACTGGGCTTAGCATAGAGGCGGTAAGGAGTATGTATCCGCAGTATGACTTTAGTCCAAAGATCACGGCTGAAGATATAAAAGCACTTGAGGCTACGCAAGAATTTATGCTCGAGAGTAAGATGATCGAGCAAAAAGTAGATATAAAATCACTTCTAATAGATTAA
- a CDS encoding histidine kinase, with the protein MIDYKKIGIKHFKRSKFKEAIFYFSLAYEKTQDKNLPFLIQICSLGEENAEEAKLLFDYYMAKVRAGEDDEGVEEILKILESRDEESEYFEEQDAISYEDFKRAVYKDGSFKKVFENIMFSTKVMISNKDDFLEFLGNLIKNDFIDMSMNYLESAAVMFGGDERIDQLFKEIQKRQNDENISRK; encoded by the coding sequence TTGATAGATTATAAAAAAATAGGCATTAAACACTTCAAACGCTCAAAATTTAAAGAAGCTATCTTTTATTTCTCTCTAGCTTACGAAAAGACACAGGATAAAAATTTACCATTTTTGATACAAATTTGCTCTCTTGGCGAGGAAAATGCCGAGGAAGCAAAGCTCTTGTTTGACTACTACATGGCGAAGGTAAGAGCCGGCGAGGACGACGAGGGCGTGGAGGAGATTTTAAAAATTTTAGAGTCCAGAGACGAGGAGAGCGAGTACTTTGAAGAGCAAGACGCGATCAGCTACGAGGACTTTAAAAGGGCTGTTTATAAGGACGGCAGCTTTAAAAAGGTCTTTGAAAACATCATGTTCTCAACAAAGGTGATGATCTCAAACAAAGACGATTTTTTGGAATTTTTAGGAAATTTGATAAAAAATGACTTCATTGATATGAGCATGAACTACCTTGAGAGTGCAGCGGTGATGTTTGGCGGCGACGAGCGTATAGATCAGCTTTTTAAAGAGATACAAAAAAGACAAAACGATGAAAATATCAGTAGAAAATAG
- a CDS encoding NifU family protein, protein MIPFSDEELLKPVSASLQKVLPMLENDGGGMELLGIKNGKIYVRLTGHCHGCAASTTTLKYGLERQLRMDIHPELEVVNIPIGEEFNIDRL, encoded by the coding sequence ATGATCCCATTTAGCGATGAAGAACTTTTAAAACCAGTCAGTGCGAGTTTGCAAAAGGTATTACCGATGCTTGAAAATGATGGCGGTGGCATGGAGCTACTTGGCATAAAAAACGGCAAAATTTATGTAAGACTTACAGGGCATTGTCATGGATGTGCAGCTAGCACAACTACACTAAAATATGGACTCGAAAGACAACTTCGTATGGATATTCACCCAGAGCTCGAGGTCGTAAATATCCCGATTGGCGAGGAATTTAACATTGATAGATTATAA